accTCGGacttgttccgccattcaataagatcatggctgatctgattgtaatctcaccTACACATTCCTGCcgaccccgataacctttcacccccctgcttatcaagaaactatcttcctctgccttaaatatattcaaagattctgtctcaactgccttttgaggaagagaattccaaagtctcacaaccctacgagagaaaaataatttctcatctctgacttaaatgggcgaccccttaaaGATTGGCCCCTGGTTCAAGATTCTCTAAGAGAAAACATCCATTCCATGTCCACCCTGAGAAGACCCCTCAATATCTTAtgtatttcaatcaagttgcctcttacccttctaaactccagcagatacaagcctagtctgtccaacctttcttcataagacaacccgcccattcctggttttGATCAActaaaccttcactgaactgcttccaatgcatttacatctttccttaaataaggagaccaatactacacatagtactccaaatgtgggctcaccagtgctctgtataactgaagcataacctctctactcttgtactcaatttcccttgcaatgaacaaaaacattctttcagctttgctaattacttgctgtaccttcacactaaccttttggggttcatgcactgggacacccagaccctctgcatctcagagctctgcaatctctcaccatttaaataatgtgcttcttttttattcgtcCTGCCAACATGAACaatgtcacattttcccacattatacttcatttgccagatttttgcccactcacctaacctatttgtatccttttgtagcctccttatgtcctcttcacaatttattttcctacctatgtgtcatcagcaaatttagcaatcacaCTATTGGTTCCTTcaaccaaatcatttatataaattaaaaagagttgaggtcccagcactgatccttgtggtctGCTAatcacatcctgctaatcagaaaaatacccatttatgtctactctctgtttcctgttagctagctaatcttctattcatgtcaatatgttaccccctacaccatgagattttattttccataataacctttaatgaggcaccttatcaaatgccttctggaaatataggtacagtacatccaccagttctccttcatccacagcacctattacttcttcaaagagccccaataaattggttaagcatgatctccctctcacaaaatcttgttgactctgcctgattaaacTTGAagttatctaagtgccctgtaaTAATGCTTCTAACATtgtccctatgacagatgttaagctaactggcctatagtttcctgctctccatctccctccctatttgaataaaggagttacatttcctATTTTCCTATCCTTCTCCGAATCTAGCGaatgttggaaaattaaaaccaatgcatcaactatctcaccagccacttcttttaagacccaaggatgaaATCTATCAGGACAGGGGGagttgtcagcccgcagctccaacaatttgctcagtaccacttccctggtgattgtaattttcttgagctcctccctcacttccaatTCCTTATTTATAGCCATTCCTggcatgttacttgtatcctccatagtgaagatgatgcaaaatatctgttcaattcatctgctatctccttattttccattattaactccccagactcactttctataggagcaaccctcactttgttaactcttttcatttttaaatatcaaTATTTACTTTTACTATCAGTCTTTATATTTCTACCTTGCTTTCTCTCGTACTCGACTTTTCCtctctttattaatttttcagtcattcttttcttttttaaaattctatccAGTCTTCTgagctgccacccatctttgcacaattatatttcAGCAGAAACAAACTCCAGCTGTCAGAATGAAAGAATTCAATCCTGAACAGGATTAACAGCAACAGTAACAGATTTCAATCCCCATagtcacttgtgaactcgctgatgtgtcagcagggtggatgactgagtgaatcccttcccacacacggagcaggtgaatggcttctccccagtgtgagtgcgttgGTGGTTCAGTAAATCCTTTTTACTTTTAAAGGTCTTCTCACACTcagaacatttaaaaggtctctgatCAGTATGAACAAGTTGATGTGTCAGAAGGTGGGATGACCGAATGAAACCCTTTCCACACATGGAACATGTGAATGGCCTCtcgccagtgtgaactcgctgatgtgtcaACAGGTCAGATGAATTGGTGTATCCCTTCCCGCACATGgagcaggtaaatggcctctccccagtgtgaattcgctggtgcgtCAGTAGTTTGGATGGTCGATTAAATCCCTTGCCACAGATAAAGCAGGTGTATGGactttccccagtgtgaattctctGGTGATTCAGAAGCCTGGATAATTGattaaatccccctccacatAAGGAACAGATGAACGGACTCTCCCtt
Above is a window of Carcharodon carcharias isolate sCarCar2 chromosome 27, sCarCar2.pri, whole genome shotgun sequence DNA encoding:
- the LOC121270243 gene encoding zinc finger protein 436-like, producing the protein MDSHEDTGTLEKPWKCGDCGKGFGSPSKLEIHQRSHTGERPFTCSVCGKGFTNSSNLLRHQHIHTEQSSVICSVCGKAISHSSNFQRHQQTHSGERPFTCSVCGKGFTQSSYLLTHQRIHTRESPFICSLCGGGFNQLSRLLNHQRIHTGESPYTCFICGKGFNRPSKLLTHQRIHTGERPFTCSMCGKGYTNSSDLLTHQRVHTGERPFTCSMCGKGFIRSSHLLTHQLVHTDQRPFKCSECEKTFKSKKDLLNHQRTHTGEKPFTCSVCGKGFTQSSTLLTHQRVHK